One region of Flavobacterium sp. GSB-24 genomic DNA includes:
- the murG gene encoding undecaprenyldiphospho-muramoylpentapeptide beta-N-acetylglucosaminyltransferase, which produces MTKYKFILSGGGTGGHIYPAIAIANELKLQFPDAEFLFVGARDKMEMQKVPQAGYEIKGLWIAGLQRKLTLQNMMFPLKLASSLLESRRIIKKFKPNVVIGTGGFASGPLLQAAGSAGIPTVVQEQNSFPGITNKLLSKKANKICVAYQNLERFFPKEKIVLTGNPVRQDLIDIDSKRDEAISFYGLDPNKKTLLVLGGSLGARRINQLIEKELQNFLSQDVQVIWQCGKLYFEDYKKYNQPNVKVVDFIERMDFVYAASDVIISRAGASSVSELCIVGKPVIFIPSPNVAEDHQTKNAQAIVDSKGAILLKESELESQFSIVFEALLKDQGKQKQLSDNIKKLAMPNATKVIVEEIKKLL; this is translated from the coding sequence ATGACAAAGTATAAATTCATACTTAGCGGAGGAGGAACAGGAGGACATATTTATCCTGCGATTGCGATTGCAAATGAATTAAAATTACAATTTCCTGATGCAGAATTTCTTTTTGTTGGTGCCAGAGATAAAATGGAAATGCAGAAAGTGCCTCAGGCAGGTTACGAGATAAAAGGTCTTTGGATAGCTGGTTTACAAAGAAAATTGACTTTACAAAATATGATGTTTCCTCTTAAACTAGCAAGCAGTTTATTGGAATCAAGAAGAATTATTAAAAAATTCAAACCAAATGTAGTAATAGGCACGGGTGGTTTTGCCAGCGGACCTTTACTGCAGGCGGCTGGTTCGGCAGGAATTCCGACAGTGGTTCAAGAGCAGAATTCATTTCCGGGAATCACTAATAAATTATTGAGTAAAAAAGCGAATAAAATTTGTGTAGCCTATCAAAATTTGGAACGTTTTTTTCCGAAAGAAAAAATTGTTTTAACTGGAAATCCAGTACGTCAGGATTTAATTGATATCGACAGTAAACGTGATGAAGCAATTTCGTTTTATGGTTTAGATCCAAATAAAAAAACTTTGTTGGTTTTAGGGGGAAGTTTAGGAGCGAGAAGAATCAATCAGTTAATTGAAAAAGAATTGCAAAATTTTCTTTCGCAAGATGTTCAGGTAATCTGGCAATGTGGAAAATTATATTTTGAAGATTATAAAAAATACAATCAGCCAAATGTAAAAGTGGTTGATTTTATTGAAAGAATGGATTTTGTATATGCAGCATCAGATGTAATAATTTCACGAGCAGGAGCTTCGTCAGTATCAGAATTATGTATTGTTGGAAAACCAGTGATTTTTATTCCGTCTCCGAATGTTGCTGAGGATCACCAGACTAAAAATGCGCAGGCAATTGTAGATTCAAAAGGTGCAATTTTATTGAAAGAATCTGAATTGGAAAGTCAATTTAGCATCGTTTTTGAAGCGCTGCTGAAAGATCAGGGAAAACAGAAACAATTAAGTGATAATATCAAAAAATTAGCAATGCCAAATGCTACGAAAGTAATTGTAGAAGAAATAAAAAAGTTGTTATAA
- the murC gene encoding UDP-N-acetylmuramate--L-alanine ligase, with the protein MNLNQIQNVYFIGIGGIGMSALARYFKYIGKQVSGYDKTPSMLTSELIESGIDIHFEDNISLIPTDYYVENTLVIFTPAVPKTHSEWNYFIERHYEVKKRAEVLGIISKDTFCFAVAGTHGKTTTSSILGHILFQSGADVTAFIGGIVENYNSNLIGSGKTVTVVEADEFDRSFLHLRPDIACVTSMDADHLDIYGTSEAIEDSFREFAAKVEDKNNLFITKELPLEGVQCAINEDAVYKAFNVRIEDGAYVFDVQTPSEIMKDLRFGLPGKHNLMNGLMAIAMANTFGTPTESIAKAIASFNGIRRRFSYQIKSEKLVYIDDYAHHPTEINAVHQAVRELYPGRKVLAIFQPHLFSRTKDFADGFAESLSKFDEVFLMDIYPARELPMEGVTSEWLLGKMTNSNKKIVAKNDLLREIKASDAPIIVTIGAGDIGEMVPSIKKMLNENI; encoded by the coding sequence ATGAATTTAAATCAAATACAGAACGTTTATTTTATTGGTATCGGAGGAATCGGAATGAGTGCCTTGGCTCGTTATTTCAAATATATTGGAAAACAAGTTTCAGGTTATGATAAAACCCCTTCTATGCTGACAAGTGAATTGATTGAAAGTGGTATTGATATTCATTTTGAAGATAATATTAGTTTAATTCCAACCGATTATTATGTTGAGAATACACTGGTAATTTTTACACCAGCGGTTCCAAAAACACATTCAGAATGGAATTATTTTATAGAAAGACATTACGAGGTTAAAAAACGTGCAGAAGTTCTTGGAATTATAAGTAAAGATACATTTTGTTTTGCAGTTGCTGGAACACACGGAAAAACAACAACATCTAGTATTCTGGGGCATATTTTATTTCAAAGCGGAGCTGATGTTACAGCTTTTATTGGAGGAATTGTTGAAAATTATAATTCAAATCTAATTGGAAGCGGAAAAACAGTAACTGTTGTTGAAGCCGATGAATTTGACAGATCATTTTTGCATTTACGTCCGGATATCGCGTGTGTAACGTCTATGGATGCAGATCATTTGGATATTTATGGAACTAGTGAGGCAATTGAGGATTCTTTTAGAGAATTTGCGGCAAAAGTAGAAGATAAAAACAATCTCTTCATAACAAAAGAATTACCTCTTGAGGGCGTTCAATGTGCTATAAATGAAGATGCTGTATATAAGGCTTTTAATGTTCGAATAGAAGATGGCGCTTATGTTTTTGATGTGCAGACACCGTCAGAAATTATGAAAGACCTACGTTTTGGGCTGCCTGGGAAACACAATTTAATGAATGGATTGATGGCTATTGCGATGGCTAACACTTTTGGCACCCCGACCGAGTCTATTGCAAAAGCCATTGCTTCATTCAACGGAATCAGAAGACGTTTTTCGTATCAAATTAAGAGTGAAAAATTAGTATATATTGATGATTATGCACATCATCCGACAGAAATAAATGCTGTTCATCAGGCAGTTAGGGAATTGTATCCAGGTCGTAAAGTGCTGGCCATTTTTCAGCCTCATTTATTTAGCAGAACAAAAGATTTTGCTGATGGATTTGCCGAAAGCTTATCAAAATTTGATGAAGTGTTTTTAATGGATATTTACCCAGCTAGAGAACTTCCGATGGAAGGAGTAACATCTGAATGGCTTTTGGGTAAAATGACAAATTCGAACAAAAAAATTGTTGCAAAAAACGATTTATTGCGTGAAATCAAAGCCAGCGATGCACCAATAATTGTGACAATTGGAGCTGGTGATATAGGAGAAATGGTTCCGTCAATTAAAAAAATGCTAAATGAAAATATTTAA
- the ftsA gene encoding cell division protein FtsA, whose protein sequence is MEKDNIAVGLDIGTTKIVAMIGKKNEYGKLEILGIGKSKSLGVARGVVNNITQTIQSIQQAIIEAENNSGYKIKDVVVGIAGQHIRSIQHTDYISRNNPEEVIGENDIQLLIDQVNKLAMLPGEEIIHVLPQEFKIDGQSEIKEPIGMYGGRLESSFHVVVGQASSIRNVGRCIQSSGIELSGLTLEPLASADAVLSQEEKEAGVALIDIGGGTTDLAIFKDGIIRHTAVIPFGGNVITDDIKEGCSIIEKQAELLKIKFGSAWPGENKDNEIVSIPGLRGREPKEISLKNLSKIIHARVVEIVEQVFAEIKAYGHEDPRKKLIAGIVLTGGGAQLKHIKQLVEYITGMDTRIGYPNEHLAGNSGEEISSPLFATAVGLVMNSIENSSQSAVRMELVNEQPKVVYRNAPTPVQRYEVEENYVERVEAIEETREVVSHKAAKDESTENKIRRSFFDRYVDKIKEFLDNAE, encoded by the coding sequence ATGGAAAAAGATAACATTGCAGTAGGTCTAGATATTGGAACAACCAAAATCGTTGCCATGATTGGCAAGAAAAATGAATATGGTAAGTTGGAGATTTTGGGCATTGGTAAATCCAAAAGTTTGGGTGTTGCCAGAGGAGTAGTAAACAACATTACGCAGACGATTCAATCGATTCAACAAGCGATAATCGAAGCAGAAAATAATTCAGGTTACAAAATAAAAGATGTTGTTGTAGGGATCGCCGGGCAGCACATCAGAAGTATACAGCATACTGATTACATCAGCAGAAATAATCCAGAAGAGGTTATTGGTGAAAATGATATTCAGCTCCTAATCGATCAGGTAAATAAACTGGCGATGTTACCAGGAGAAGAAATTATTCATGTTTTACCGCAGGAATTTAAAATCGACGGGCAGTCTGAAATTAAAGAGCCAATCGGAATGTACGGCGGAAGATTAGAATCTAGTTTTCACGTTGTAGTTGGGCAGGCTTCTTCAATCAGAAATGTTGGAAGATGTATTCAGAGTTCAGGAATTGAATTATCTGGTTTAACACTAGAGCCATTAGCTTCTGCCGATGCGGTTTTAAGTCAAGAAGAAAAAGAAGCTGGTGTTGCGCTTATCGATATTGGTGGCGGAACAACAGATTTGGCTATTTTCAAAGATGGTATCATTCGTCATACAGCGGTGATTCCTTTCGGTGGAAATGTAATTACAGATGATATTAAAGAAGGCTGTTCGATTATCGAAAAACAAGCAGAACTTTTAAAGATCAAATTCGGATCAGCATGGCCGGGAGAAAATAAAGATAATGAGATCGTTTCGATTCCTGGTTTAAGAGGAAGAGAACCAAAAGAAATTTCATTAAAAAACTTATCTAAAATTATTCACGCAAGAGTTGTGGAAATTGTAGAACAGGTTTTTGCAGAAATAAAAGCATACGGTCACGAGGATCCTCGTAAAAAACTAATTGCTGGTATTGTATTAACAGGCGGCGGTGCGCAATTAAAGCACATCAAACAATTGGTAGAATACATTACAGGAATGGATACTAGAATTGGTTATCCAAATGAGCATTTAGCAGGGAATTCTGGAGAAGAAATCTCTAGTCCATTATTCGCGACTGCGGTTGGATTAGTAATGAACAGCATTGAAAACAGTTCTCAAAGTGCTGTTAGAATGGAACTGGTTAATGAACAGCCAAAAGTGGTTTATAGAAATGCACCAACTCCAGTACAGCGATACGAAGTAGAAGAAAACTACGTTGAGAGAGTAGAAGCTATTGAAGAGACAAGAGAAGTTGTGAGTCATAAAGCAGCTAAAGACGAGTCTACTGAAAATAAAATAAGAAGATCATTTTTTGATCGATACGTTGATAAAATCAAAGAATTTTTAGACAACGCAGAATAA
- the ftsZ gene encoding cell division protein FtsZ — protein sequence MMSNSEFGSISFDLPKNQSNVIKVIGVGGGGSNAINHMFKQGIKGVDFIVCNTDSQALQNSSVPNKIQLGVNLTEGLGAGANPDVGQQSAIESISDIEKMLDRNTKMVFITAGMGGGTGTGAAPVIAQLAKEREILTVGIVTIPFQFEGKVRQEQAIIGIEKLRKQVDSLIVINNNKLREVYGNLGFKAGFSKADEVLATASRGIAEVITHHYTQNIDLRDAKTVLANSGTAIMGSSVATGENRAKDAIVSALDSPLLNDNKITGAKNVLLLIVSGTNEITLDEIGEINDHIQAEAGYNANIIMGVGEDETLGEAIAVTIIATGFDVEQQNEIVNTEPKKIIHTLEDEQRSVHNLTSRPLTSFDLTVDTPTAKTEDKVVFDLMDDDETFTPTPQAVAPAINQEELVVMSEFIKNLDVTFEIVSPITDIDFTISAPETPVVQQVQQQPVQQQRVFEREEQTTFSFDLPLFKSEPVKREPVIEDNKVLFELTNETREIKVNDPVQFVPVTEVSDNGIIKYSLEEYMEVENDLITSKPVEKVVEDVVPEELNITLKPRTDFASQADFTTTSEVSPMELTIEETLRLRAEERRKKLKEFNYKFHNNVSRIDELEKEPAYKRLGIDLSNSQSNNTNSRISVGTDSNNDLQLRSNNSFLHDNVD from the coding sequence ATGATGAGCAACTCAGAATTTGGAAGTATTTCATTTGATTTACCAAAAAATCAATCAAATGTAATCAAAGTAATAGGTGTAGGCGGAGGCGGAAGTAACGCAATCAACCACATGTTCAAGCAAGGTATTAAGGGCGTAGATTTTATCGTTTGTAATACCGATTCACAAGCGCTGCAAAATAGTTCAGTACCAAATAAAATTCAATTAGGAGTTAATTTAACTGAAGGATTAGGAGCAGGAGCAAACCCAGATGTTGGACAGCAGTCTGCTATCGAAAGTATTTCTGATATTGAAAAAATGTTAGATAGAAATACTAAGATGGTATTTATTACTGCTGGTATGGGTGGAGGAACAGGAACAGGTGCTGCTCCGGTAATCGCTCAATTAGCAAAAGAAAGAGAAATACTAACAGTTGGTATCGTGACCATTCCGTTTCAATTTGAAGGGAAAGTACGTCAGGAGCAAGCAATTATTGGAATCGAAAAACTACGCAAGCAAGTCGATTCATTAATTGTAATCAACAACAACAAATTAAGAGAAGTATACGGAAATCTTGGTTTTAAAGCTGGATTCTCTAAAGCGGATGAAGTTTTGGCAACTGCCTCTAGAGGTATTGCCGAAGTAATTACGCACCACTATACTCAAAATATCGATTTACGTGATGCAAAAACTGTTTTGGCTAACAGTGGAACAGCTATCATGGGATCTTCTGTGGCAACAGGTGAAAACAGAGCAAAAGACGCTATTGTTTCGGCTTTGGATTCTCCTTTGTTAAACGACAATAAAATTACAGGTGCCAAAAACGTATTGTTGCTTATCGTTTCTGGAACTAATGAGATTACTCTTGATGAAATTGGAGAAATCAACGATCACATTCAAGCTGAGGCTGGTTACAATGCAAATATTATCATGGGAGTTGGTGAAGACGAAACTCTAGGTGAAGCAATTGCAGTAACTATTATTGCTACAGGTTTTGATGTAGAACAACAAAATGAAATTGTTAATACAGAACCTAAAAAAATCATTCATACGTTAGAAGATGAGCAGAGAAGTGTTCATAATTTAACTAGTAGACCACTTACTTCTTTCGACTTAACAGTTGATACACCTACAGCAAAAACTGAAGATAAAGTTGTTTTTGATTTAATGGATGATGACGAAACATTTACGCCAACTCCACAAGCTGTTGCTCCAGCAATCAATCAGGAAGAGTTAGTGGTAATGTCTGAATTTATTAAAAATTTGGATGTGACTTTCGAAATTGTTTCGCCAATTACAGATATCGATTTTACAATTTCTGCACCAGAAACTCCAGTTGTACAACAAGTACAACAACAGCCTGTGCAGCAACAAAGAGTTTTTGAAAGAGAAGAGCAGACTACTTTTTCTTTTGATCTACCTTTGTTTAAATCAGAGCCTGTAAAAAGAGAACCAGTTATTGAAGATAATAAAGTTTTGTTTGAATTAACAAACGAAACACGTGAGATAAAAGTAAATGATCCAGTGCAGTTTGTGCCGGTAACAGAAGTTTCTGATAACGGAATCATCAAATATTCTTTAGAAGAATATATGGAAGTTGAAAACGACTTGATTACTTCTAAACCAGTTGAAAAAGTGGTTGAAGATGTTGTTCCAGAGGAATTAAACATTACTTTGAAACCAAGAACTGATTTTGCAAGTCAAGCCGATTTTACAACGACTTCTGAAGTTTCTCCAATGGAATTAACAATTGAAGAAACACTTCGTTTAAGAGCAGAAGAAAGAAGAAAGAAACTAAAAGAGTTTAACTATAAATTCCATAATAATGTTTCTAGAATTGACGAGTTGGAAAAAGAACCAGCTTACAAAAGATTAGGAATTGATTTATCGAATTCACAGTCAAATAATACAAATTCTAGAATTTCTGTTGGGACAGATAGTAACAACGATTTACAATTGCGTTCAAACAATTCATTTTTGCACGACAACGTAGATTAA
- a CDS encoding GatB/YqeY domain-containing protein: MSLQAKIMDEIKTAMKAKDTVALEALRAIKSELLLAATSSGSKEELSEDEEIKLLQKLVKTRKESARIFTEQNRPDLAEPELAQVAVIEKFLPAQLSEEEVEAVIAKIIAETGASGIASMGKVMGLASAQLGGTAEGKTISTIVKKLLS, translated from the coding sequence ATGAGTTTACAAGCAAAGATCATGGACGAGATCAAAACGGCCATGAAAGCAAAAGATACTGTTGCATTAGAAGCATTGAGAGCTATTAAATCTGAATTGTTACTAGCAGCAACTTCTTCTGGATCAAAAGAAGAATTATCAGAAGATGAAGAAATTAAATTACTTCAAAAATTGGTAAAAACACGTAAAGAAAGCGCAAGAATCTTTACAGAACAAAATCGTCCTGACTTAGCTGAACCAGAATTGGCTCAGGTTGCAGTAATCGAGAAGTTTTTACCAGCTCAATTAAGCGAAGAAGAAGTAGAAGCTGTTATTGCTAAAATTATTGCAGAAACAGGTGCTTCTGGAATTGCATCAATGGGAAAAGTTATGGGATTAGCTTCTGCACAATTAGGCGGAACTGCTGAAGGAAAAACTATTTCTACAATTGTGAAAAAATTACTTTCTTAG
- a CDS encoding Mpo1-like protein — protein sequence MRTLEQWFAEYAVSHQNPTNKAIHYICVPAIFFSIVGLLKSIPSGIIADTLKLNLPIIENWAFVVLLFVLIFYIRLSVTMAIKIAIFSAICLVINYYIGQIVPLWAFSIGVFVIAWIGQFYGHNIEGKKPSFLKDLQFLLIGPAWVVENLFSRK from the coding sequence ATGAGAACATTAGAGCAATGGTTTGCAGAATATGCCGTAAGCCACCAAAACCCAACAAACAAAGCGATACACTATATTTGTGTTCCTGCAATTTTCTTTTCTATTGTAGGTTTATTAAAGAGTATTCCGAGTGGAATTATCGCTGATACCTTAAAATTAAATTTGCCAATTATTGAAAATTGGGCATTTGTAGTTTTACTTTTCGTTCTTATTTTTTACATCAGATTATCAGTTACAATGGCGATTAAAATTGCTATTTTTTCTGCAATTTGTTTGGTTATTAATTATTACATCGGGCAAATTGTTCCGCTGTGGGCATTCTCAATTGGCGTTTTTGTTATTGCCTGGATCGGACAATTTTACGGACACAATATTGAAGGCAAAAAACCTTCTTTCTTAAAAGATCTTCAGTTTCTATTGATTGGTCCGGCTTGGGTGGTAGAAAACTTGTTTTCTAGAAAGTAA
- a CDS encoding TMEM143 family protein: protein MTREHYIPFNKEFLLEQQIAAFAEDQQKAADFKKFFDIIEHYYHYESFNLNRNLKQHYALYDPDLSEKEREGFIGKSDFGVFKKTLLKVLERGNYYRINEEILKEAFQESDLIGLNLAIDFNAFKDYELYARGHHKAKEKVKKYFFWKKEVEIEYYDRVLIYLNYSDADYLTAKKVKLGKMPIDPGSIALKIFKRVPKNDLETIFPNAIPKMSLKDKMLLWVPGVFGGISLLSAKVIPALINMYDAYQTGETIDLLNSKTSLNQGLIALGILAAYCFRQYNNFINKKIRYSKTLSDSLYFKNVGNNSGAFYSLLNSSEEEALKETILAYAFLNRSQTPLTAEELDSQIESWFSSHLKTELDFDVNDALLKLKSIGIGIETNGKWQVIPLNEALIKIDELWDSVFEYNQK, encoded by the coding sequence ATGACACGAGAACATTATATTCCGTTTAATAAAGAATTTTTACTCGAGCAGCAGATTGCAGCTTTCGCGGAAGATCAACAAAAGGCTGCAGATTTTAAAAAGTTTTTTGATATTATAGAGCATTATTATCATTACGAATCTTTTAATCTTAACCGAAACTTAAAGCAGCATTACGCGCTTTACGATCCAGATTTGAGCGAAAAAGAACGTGAAGGTTTTATTGGTAAAAGTGATTTTGGAGTTTTTAAAAAAACCTTACTTAAAGTTTTAGAACGCGGCAACTATTACAGAATTAACGAAGAAATTTTAAAAGAAGCCTTTCAAGAATCTGATTTAATTGGTTTAAATCTCGCAATAGATTTTAATGCTTTCAAAGATTACGAACTATACGCACGTGGCCATCATAAGGCAAAAGAAAAAGTCAAGAAATATTTTTTCTGGAAAAAAGAAGTGGAAATCGAATATTACGATCGTGTTCTTATCTACCTCAATTACAGCGACGCAGATTATCTAACGGCAAAAAAAGTCAAATTAGGAAAGATGCCCATTGATCCAGGTTCAATTGCCTTGAAAATATTTAAACGCGTTCCTAAAAACGATCTTGAAACGATATTTCCGAATGCAATTCCGAAAATGTCATTGAAAGACAAAATGCTACTTTGGGTTCCTGGAGTTTTTGGTGGAATTTCGCTTTTAAGTGCCAAAGTAATTCCCGCGCTTATCAATATGTACGATGCTTATCAAACAGGCGAAACCATTGATTTATTGAACAGTAAAACTTCCTTAAACCAAGGATTAATTGCTTTAGGGATTTTAGCAGCTTATTGTTTCCGCCAGTACAATAACTTTATAAATAAGAAAATTAGGTATTCTAAAACACTTTCGGATAGTTTGTATTTTAAGAATGTCGGAAACAACAGCGGTGCTTTTTATTCATTACTAAATTCATCAGAAGAAGAAGCCTTAAAAGAAACAATCTTGGCATACGCATTTCTAAATAGAAGCCAAACCCCATTAACAGCCGAAGAGCTAGATTCACAAATTGAATCTTGGTTTTCTTCTCATTTAAAAACCGAGTTGGATTTTGATGTAAACGATGCATTACTAAAATTAAAAAGTATTGGAATAGGAATAGAAACTAACGGGAAATGGCAGGTGATTCCTCTAAACGAAGCACTAATCAAAATCGATGAGTTGTGGGATAGTGTTTTTGAATATAATCAGAAGTAG
- a CDS encoding LytTR family DNA-binding domain-containing protein, whose product MAFTYRCLIIDDESPAHKALISHISKFDELEHSGSAFNGMEAIKLLNENQYDIIFLDINMPVISGVELMELQPNRPLTIVTTAYSDFALSAYQNDAIDYLMKPISLEKFSKAIEKAKTYYSGNTLKKETNSNEKVLSYRSNGQLLETPLADILYIESLGNYMKLHNCKLKSPIIIYGSLASISTEIDCSNFLQVHRSYIVNTAKITAVTFKNLTMSNGEIIPVGRKYQILLDNISIR is encoded by the coding sequence ATGGCATTTACCTACCGCTGTCTCATAATCGATGACGAATCGCCGGCGCACAAAGCACTGATTTCGCACATCTCGAAATTTGACGAACTGGAACATTCCGGAAGCGCTTTTAATGGTATGGAAGCCATAAAACTACTTAACGAAAACCAATATGACATTATTTTTCTAGACATTAATATGCCCGTAATTTCGGGTGTCGAATTAATGGAATTGCAGCCCAACCGACCGCTTACAATTGTCACAACAGCTTATTCTGATTTTGCGCTTTCGGCTTACCAAAACGATGCAATTGATTATTTAATGAAACCCATTTCGTTAGAAAAATTTTCAAAAGCCATAGAAAAAGCCAAAACTTATTATTCTGGAAATACTCTTAAAAAAGAAACAAATAGTAACGAAAAAGTACTTTCGTACCGTTCTAATGGGCAATTACTAGAAACTCCGCTTGCTGATATTTTATATATAGAAAGTCTGGGCAATTACATGAAACTGCACAACTGCAAACTAAAATCGCCAATTATTATTTACGGTTCACTCGCTAGCATAAGTACAGAGATTGACTGTTCAAATTTCCTTCAAGTACATCGTTCTTATATCGTCAATACTGCTAAAATTACCGCTGTTACTTTTAAAAATCTCACTATGTCTAATGGCGAAATTATTCCTGTGGGAAGGAAGTATCAAATTTTGCTAGATAATATTTCAATTAGATAA
- a CDS encoding histidine kinase, whose amino-acid sequence MAYDLYEWRLYNFPLTIGLKLYDYIIFAVMTIAKIYQNFFLRNLFVNTLVYLVILACVYDEIRLDGHSWAYILSKIAVGYFPCIVWITFFNVFIIKPILFKKKVKLFFTLLVGYWTCFYFFMNWFFPLVGLGNFKTLQILSLIINGTFFYFIHVVITKKIMDADKDIMNFKSELSFLKQQLNPHFLLNAMNNLYGEALAEPDKVPDRILNLSDMLRYQIEASKKDFVLVEEEIAFVKKYIEYYTFRNERLNVTQNLEGAFDQIEIPPLFFLPLVENAVKFSAETAEPFINLDLKVKCRNLSFTLKNNYLDSGSRLSSTGIGIENLKRRLEVYGLKHDLSCKKEKNMFVVKLSIWHLPTAVS is encoded by the coding sequence GTGGCGTATGATTTATACGAATGGCGTTTGTATAATTTCCCTCTTACAATTGGCTTAAAACTATACGATTATATTATTTTTGCCGTTATGACAATCGCTAAAATTTATCAGAACTTTTTTTTACGAAATCTCTTTGTAAATACACTTGTTTATTTGGTTATTCTTGCTTGTGTTTACGACGAAATAAGACTCGACGGACACAGCTGGGCATATATTTTGAGCAAAATTGCCGTCGGATATTTCCCTTGCATTGTCTGGATAACATTTTTTAATGTTTTCATCATCAAACCTATTTTATTCAAAAAGAAAGTCAAACTCTTTTTCACGCTTCTTGTTGGGTATTGGACTTGTTTTTACTTTTTTATGAATTGGTTTTTTCCTCTGGTGGGATTAGGGAATTTTAAGACACTTCAAATATTATCTTTAATAATCAACGGAACATTTTTTTATTTCATTCATGTCGTTATCACCAAAAAAATCATGGATGCCGATAAAGATATTATGAATTTCAAATCGGAACTTTCGTTTTTAAAACAACAGTTAAATCCGCATTTTCTACTCAATGCGATGAATAATCTTTACGGCGAAGCCTTGGCCGAACCCGATAAAGTTCCAGACCGAATCCTGAATCTTTCGGATATGCTCCGTTATCAGATTGAAGCTTCTAAAAAAGATTTTGTTTTGGTGGAAGAAGAAATTGCTTTCGTAAAAAAATATATTGAATATTATACCTTTAGAAACGAACGTTTGAATGTAACACAAAATCTAGAAGGTGCATTTGACCAAATCGAGATTCCGCCTTTATTTTTTTTACCATTGGTAGAAAATGCCGTGAAGTTTTCTGCCGAAACTGCAGAACCTTTTATTAATCTGGATTTAAAAGTAAAATGTCGAAATTTGTCCTTTACTTTAAAAAACAATTATCTTGATTCGGGTTCGCGTCTTTCGAGCACAGGAATCGGAATTGAAAACCTAAAAAGACGTTTAGAAGTTTACGGCTTAAAACACGATTTAAGCTGTAAAAAAGAAAAAAACATGTTTGTAGTAAAATTAAGTATATGGCATTTACCTACCGCTGTCTCATAA